A window of Streptomyces sp. DG1A-41 contains these coding sequences:
- the secG gene encoding preprotein translocase subunit SecG, with the protein MVLGFSIALIVFSLLMMLLVLMHKGKGGGLSDMFGGGMQSSVGGSSVAERNLDRITVVVGLLWFACIIVLGILMKMNN; encoded by the coding sequence GTGGTTTTGGGGTTCTCGATCGCCCTGATCGTCTTCAGCCTGCTGATGATGCTGCTGGTGCTGATGCACAAGGGGAAGGGCGGCGGCCTCTCCGACATGTTCGGTGGCGGCATGCAGTCCTCCGTCGGCGGCTCCTCGGTCGCCGAACGCAACCTCGACCGGATCACCGTCGTGGTCGGTCTGCTCTGGTTCGCGTGCATCATCGTGCTCGGCATCCTGATGAAGATGAACAACTGA
- a CDS encoding Imm21 family immunity protein gives MSASSSTAVDASHPSPVWVESMGGPLIVVPVSALALWRGCTESGVMAGDATAPDDYDRACAVDGLAGVITVGENGAQALVLADEPATSCYLPERRAFLRWLAADSEAGLRAPAEAVLAAPATEWEECGAWVSEGPAVLMDSAEAGSELGIEYPGGGMPAQASVPLPVGRWRVRATHTKVDKENWVGLVQLVPTES, from the coding sequence ATGAGCGCCTCTTCATCCACCGCAGTCGATGCGTCCCACCCCTCCCCTGTCTGGGTGGAGTCGATGGGCGGCCCTTTGATCGTCGTCCCCGTCTCCGCCCTGGCTTTATGGCGCGGGTGCACGGAGAGCGGGGTCATGGCGGGAGACGCCACCGCTCCAGACGACTACGACCGGGCCTGTGCGGTGGACGGTCTGGCCGGTGTGATCACCGTTGGCGAGAACGGTGCGCAGGCACTGGTGCTGGCGGACGAGCCGGCCACCAGCTGTTATCTGCCCGAGCGCCGAGCGTTCCTGCGGTGGCTTGCCGCCGACTCCGAGGCCGGACTGAGGGCCCCGGCAGAAGCTGTCCTTGCAGCCCCGGCCACCGAGTGGGAGGAGTGCGGTGCGTGGGTGTCGGAAGGTCCGGCCGTGCTCATGGACTCCGCCGAAGCGGGCTCCGAATTGGGTATCGAGTATCCCGGCGGCGGGATGCCCGCCCAGGCATCGGTCCCGCTGCCCGTCGGCCGCTGGAGGGTCCGCGCCACCCACACCAAGGTGGACAAGGAGAACTGGGTCGGCCTGGTCCAGCTCGTGCCCACCGAATCCTGA
- a CDS encoding FtsX-like permease family protein has product MRATLRWAHSDLRTHRGEALFLVLATAGIVASLLLATALFGYATNPWQRVFTQSHGAHVWLHTDTAADTGKLAELDGVDSVAGPYPTAAATVASRGSRAAVELRGTQERPSVGRPPVVSGHWLDPATPNGVVLESRLARALLAEPGDTLTVPGTARELTVVGLADSAEPRYRPGEQPGLVWALPSAVPDPGGQVIGLRLTDPGDTSYVVQRAVTVLGAGAIGEVSTWQQARAEAQGDNRLLGQVLGLFGLGALVAAGLAVHGAIGTRIRGHLRDLSVLKAIGFTPGQVVRVFLLQHLAYALLGAVAAAALAEALGSRIPGRLGDAVGVWQGLPGHTVALFVIPVGAVLFIGATTGLAAWRAGRVPPVPVQRPAAALGGRLTGANPSRACGPVPAAAEPVRQPTGTTSQDPEPHPTAAAPDRQPTATTPQACRPQPAATPPGKRLAKALRRVLGLRPAAPRTGQLSDLARRALGARVPPALVLGWHKAFTRRPRSLATVARLTLPLLLIVVAMSAWTTIDRFHSAPEQIGLPTALSVRADAGLNERQTRALLERDPEVAAAYPGVETAALVPGQTATIALRGLGTAQAPYPYTLAEGRPARGADEAVAGQGLLDLLDVRVGDWVRMTVGDQPQILHIVGRSIEPENAGRVISTSLDSLRANDPGLRPTLYELRLDPGADPREVADRLATAGRGHLDVHTVTNPADGLSPLRAVVAGLIAVLALIGLIELLTAIGGTVRESERDLLALKAIGLSPRQITGITVTATGCSALAAVLAATALGLPLAHWLIDAQGRSSGIGAGIAQGPSAPLMLLLGAAAVLCAAALAAVPAARAARRRLADTLSAVA; this is encoded by the coding sequence GTGCGAGCCACCCTGCGCTGGGCGCACTCCGATCTGCGCACGCACCGCGGCGAGGCGCTGTTCCTCGTCCTCGCCACTGCGGGCATCGTCGCCTCCCTGCTGCTGGCCACGGCCCTGTTCGGGTACGCCACCAACCCCTGGCAGCGGGTGTTCACGCAATCCCACGGCGCGCATGTGTGGCTGCACACCGACACCGCGGCCGACACCGGGAAGCTGGCCGAACTGGACGGCGTCGACTCCGTCGCCGGCCCGTACCCCACCGCCGCCGCCACCGTAGCCTCGCGCGGCAGCCGCGCCGCCGTGGAACTGCGCGGCACTCAGGAACGGCCGTCCGTGGGCCGCCCGCCGGTCGTCTCCGGCCACTGGCTGGACCCCGCGACCCCGAACGGTGTGGTCCTGGAGAGCCGCCTCGCCCGCGCGCTGCTGGCCGAGCCCGGCGACACCCTCACCGTGCCCGGCACCGCCCGGGAACTGACCGTCGTGGGCCTCGCCGACAGCGCCGAGCCACGCTACCGGCCCGGTGAGCAGCCGGGTCTGGTGTGGGCGCTGCCGTCGGCCGTACCGGATCCCGGCGGCCAGGTGATCGGGCTGCGGCTGACGGACCCCGGCGACACCTCCTACGTCGTCCAGCGTGCCGTGACCGTGCTGGGCGCCGGGGCGATCGGGGAGGTGTCCACCTGGCAGCAGGCCCGCGCCGAGGCGCAGGGCGACAACCGGCTCCTCGGTCAAGTGCTGGGCCTGTTCGGGCTGGGCGCGCTGGTCGCCGCCGGGCTCGCCGTGCACGGGGCGATCGGCACCCGCATCCGCGGCCACCTGCGGGACCTCTCCGTGCTGAAGGCGATCGGCTTCACCCCCGGCCAGGTGGTCCGTGTCTTCCTGCTCCAGCACCTCGCCTACGCCCTCCTGGGCGCCGTGGCCGCTGCCGCGCTCGCCGAGGCTCTGGGCAGCCGTATCCCGGGGCGGCTCGGGGACGCGGTCGGGGTGTGGCAGGGGCTGCCCGGGCACACGGTGGCGCTGTTCGTGATACCGGTGGGCGCGGTGCTGTTCATCGGCGCGACCACCGGGCTGGCCGCCTGGCGGGCCGGACGCGTGCCGCCGGTGCCGGTGCAGAGGCCCGCGGCGGCGCTCGGCGGGCGGCTGACCGGGGCGAACCCGAGCCGGGCCTGCGGACCGGTCCCCGCGGCGGCTGAGCCTGTCCGGCAGCCGACCGGGACGACGAGCCAGGACCCCGAACCGCACCCCACAGCGGCCGCACCTGACCGGCAGCCGACCGCGACAACGCCCCAGGCCTGCCGCCCACAACCCGCAGCGACACCGCCTGGCAAGCGGCTGGCCAAGGCCCTGCGCCGGGTCCTCGGGCTGCGGCCCGCGGCGCCCCGGACCGGGCAGCTCTCCGACCTGGCACGCCGCGCCCTCGGGGCGCGGGTTCCGCCCGCGCTGGTGCTGGGCTGGCACAAGGCGTTCACGCGCCGCCCCCGGTCCCTCGCCACCGTCGCCCGCCTCACCCTGCCGCTGCTGCTGATCGTCGTGGCGATGAGCGCGTGGACCACCATCGACCGCTTCCACAGCGCACCCGAGCAGATCGGCCTGCCGACCGCTCTCAGCGTCCGCGCCGACGCCGGCCTGAACGAGCGGCAGACCCGCGCTCTCCTGGAACGCGACCCGGAGGTGGCCGCCGCCTACCCCGGCGTCGAGACGGCCGCCCTGGTCCCGGGCCAGACGGCGACCATCGCCCTGCGCGGCCTCGGCACCGCCCAGGCCCCCTACCCGTACACCCTCGCCGAAGGCCGCCCCGCCCGCGGCGCCGACGAGGCCGTGGCCGGGCAGGGACTGCTCGACCTGCTGGACGTGCGTGTCGGCGACTGGGTGCGGATGACGGTCGGCGACCAGCCGCAGATCCTGCACATCGTGGGCCGCAGCATCGAGCCGGAGAACGCCGGCAGGGTCATCTCAACGTCCCTCGACAGCCTCCGCGCCAACGACCCCGGGCTCCGCCCGACCCTCTACGAGCTCCGCCTGGATCCCGGTGCCGACCCCCGGGAGGTCGCCGACCGGCTGGCCACGGCCGGGCGCGGACACCTGGACGTGCACACCGTGACCAACCCCGCCGACGGGCTCTCCCCGCTGCGCGCGGTCGTCGCCGGGCTGATCGCGGTGCTCGCCCTCATCGGGCTCATCGAGCTGCTGACCGCGATCGGCGGCACCGTCCGCGAGAGCGAACGGGACCTGCTCGCGCTGAAGGCCATCGGCCTGTCCCCCCGGCAGATCACGGGCATCACGGTCACGGCCACCGGCTGTTCGGCGCTGGCGGCCGTACTCGCCGCCACCGCCCTGGGCCTGCCGCTCGCCCACTGGCTGATCGACGCCCAGGGCAGATCGAGCGGCATCGGCGCCGGGATCGCCCAGGGCCCGTCCGCCCCGTTGATGCTGCTGCTCGGGGCGGCGGCGGTGCTCTGCGCTGCCGCGCTGGCCGCCGTACCCGCGGCCCGGGCGGCCCGCCGCCGGCTCGCGGACACACTGAGCGCGGTCGCCTGA
- a CDS encoding ABC transporter substrate-binding protein, with amino-acid sequence MRWIHAAGRGLLVLVVVLTGYVAAGAQSGGPAGGGRGPLTVATAGDLTGYLGPLLEGWNRTHPGEKVTLVELPDSADETQAQMVTDLRDGDRSRFDVLNIDVNWTSEFAAADWIRPLPRDRFPLKTFLPPVVDTATYDGQLYAVPYVTNAGLLLYREDILAKEGVEPPRTWAELERYAKTIAPKYGLDGYAGQFLPYEGLTVNAAEAVYSAGGSILGDEGERVTVDSAEAREGIGFLVRGVREGWIPKEALAYKEEESKQAFQDGRLLFLRNWPYAYVGASAPGSEVAGKVGAVPLPGPDGPGTSVLGGSNLAVSAHARHPDSAARLIAYLTSERVQRQVLTRGALPPVRADLYEDPALIRRFPYLPTLRESVLAAAPRPKSPRYDQVSLVVQAVVHDALAGHETPAAAVRRLARELAVISRR; translated from the coding sequence ATGCGGTGGATCCATGCCGCGGGTAGGGGCCTTCTCGTTCTCGTCGTGGTCCTGACCGGTTATGTTGCCGCCGGAGCGCAGTCGGGAGGGCCCGCCGGCGGTGGCCGCGGGCCGCTCACCGTCGCGACCGCTGGAGACCTTACCGGCTACCTCGGTCCCCTGCTGGAGGGCTGGAACCGCACCCATCCCGGCGAAAAGGTCACCCTCGTCGAGCTGCCGGACTCGGCCGACGAAACCCAGGCGCAGATGGTCACCGATCTGCGCGACGGCGACCGCAGCCGGTTCGACGTGCTCAACATCGACGTCAACTGGACCTCGGAGTTCGCCGCGGCGGACTGGATCCGGCCGCTGCCGCGCGACCGCTTCCCCCTGAAGACCTTCCTCCCGCCGGTCGTGGACACGGCGACCTACGACGGACAGCTCTACGCCGTCCCGTACGTCACCAACGCCGGCCTTCTCCTCTACCGCGAGGACATCCTCGCCAAGGAGGGCGTCGAGCCGCCGCGCACCTGGGCGGAGCTGGAGCGGTACGCGAAGACCATCGCCCCGAAGTACGGCCTCGACGGCTACGCCGGGCAGTTCCTGCCGTACGAGGGCCTCACCGTCAACGCGGCCGAGGCCGTCTACTCGGCGGGCGGCTCGATCCTCGGCGACGAGGGCGAGCGCGTCACCGTCGACTCGGCGGAGGCCCGTGAGGGCATCGGGTTCCTGGTGAGGGGGGTGCGCGAGGGCTGGATCCCGAAGGAAGCGCTGGCGTACAAGGAGGAGGAGTCCAAGCAGGCCTTCCAGGACGGCCGGCTGCTCTTCCTGCGGAACTGGCCGTACGCCTACGTCGGCGCCTCCGCCCCGGGCTCCGAGGTCGCCGGGAAGGTCGGCGCGGTCCCCCTCCCGGGACCGGACGGGCCGGGGACGAGTGTCCTCGGCGGCTCCAACCTGGCCGTCAGTGCGCACGCGCGGCACCCCGACTCGGCCGCCCGCCTGATCGCGTACCTCACCAGCGAGCGCGTCCAGCGCCAGGTCCTCACGCGCGGCGCGCTGCCGCCCGTCCGGGCCGATCTCTACGAGGACCCCGCGCTCATCCGCAGGTTCCCGTACCTGCCGACCCTGCGCGAGAGCGTGCTCGCGGCGGCGCCGCGCCCCAAGAGCCCGCGCTACGACCAGGTCAGCCTGGTCGTGCAGGCGGTCGTGCACGACGCGCTGGCCGGGCACGAGACGCCCGCGGCGGCGGTGCGGCGCCTGGCACGGGAACTCGCCGTCATCTCGCGCCGGTAG
- the pgi gene encoding glucose-6-phosphate isomerase, with protein MNADGRTRLNQTSEWTALAKHREELGDVQLRELFAADSGRGTAYTLRVGDLYVDYSKHLVTDDTLRLLRELAAAADVFGLRDAMFRGEKINTTERRAVLHTALRAPRDAVIEVDGENVVPGVHAVLDKMADFADRVRSGAWTGYTGKRIRNVVNVGIGGSDLGPAMAYEVLRAFTDRDLTVRFVSNVDGADLHEAVRDLDPAQTLFVIASKTFTTIETVTNATSARGWLLDALGDEAAVAKHFVALSTNAEKVAEFGIDTANMFEFWDWVGGRYSYDSAIGLALMIAIGPDNFREMLEGFRIVDEHFGTAPAESNVPLLLGLLGIWYGNFHDAQSHAVLPYSHYLSKFTAYLQQLDMESNGKSVDRDGCEVEWQTGPVVWGTPGTNGQHAYYQLIHQGTKLIPADFIGFARPVGELSDRLKAQHDLLMANFFAQTQALAFGKTPEEVRAEGVPEELVPHKTFKGNHPTTTILAPELTPSVLGQLVALYEHKVFVQGAVWNIDSFDQWGVELGKVLAKRVEPALTEGAVVEGLDASTKALVATYRELRGRQ; from the coding sequence ATGAACGCAGACGGCCGTACCAGGCTCAACCAGACGTCCGAGTGGACGGCACTGGCCAAGCACCGCGAGGAGCTGGGCGACGTCCAGCTGCGCGAGCTGTTCGCCGCCGACTCCGGCCGCGGCACCGCGTACACCCTCCGGGTCGGCGACCTGTACGTCGACTACTCCAAGCACCTCGTCACCGACGACACCCTGCGACTGCTGCGCGAACTGGCCGCCGCCGCCGACGTCTTCGGACTCCGGGACGCCATGTTCCGCGGCGAGAAGATCAACACCACCGAGCGCCGGGCCGTGCTGCACACCGCGCTGCGGGCGCCGCGGGACGCGGTCATCGAGGTCGACGGTGAGAACGTGGTGCCGGGCGTGCACGCCGTGCTCGACAAGATGGCCGACTTCGCCGACCGCGTCCGCTCCGGCGCGTGGACCGGCTACACCGGCAAGCGCATCAGGAACGTGGTCAACGTCGGCATCGGCGGCTCCGACCTGGGGCCCGCGATGGCGTACGAGGTGCTGCGCGCCTTCACCGACCGCGACCTGACGGTCCGCTTCGTGTCGAACGTGGACGGCGCGGACCTGCACGAGGCGGTGCGGGACCTGGACCCGGCTCAGACGCTGTTCGTCATCGCCTCCAAGACCTTCACCACCATCGAGACGGTCACCAACGCCACGTCCGCACGCGGCTGGCTGCTGGACGCGCTCGGCGACGAGGCCGCCGTCGCCAAGCACTTCGTCGCCCTGTCGACGAACGCCGAGAAGGTCGCCGAGTTCGGTATCGACACGGCCAACATGTTCGAATTCTGGGACTGGGTCGGAGGCCGCTACTCGTACGACTCCGCGATCGGTCTGGCCCTGATGATCGCCATCGGCCCGGACAACTTCCGGGAGATGCTCGAAGGCTTCCGGATCGTCGACGAGCACTTCGGGACTGCGCCCGCCGAATCCAACGTGCCGCTGCTGCTGGGCCTGTTGGGTATCTGGTACGGCAACTTCCACGACGCCCAGTCGCACGCGGTGCTGCCCTACAGCCACTACCTGTCCAAGTTCACCGCCTACCTCCAGCAGCTCGACATGGAGTCCAACGGCAAGTCGGTGGACCGCGACGGGTGTGAGGTGGAGTGGCAGACCGGGCCGGTGGTGTGGGGCACGCCGGGCACCAACGGGCAGCACGCCTACTACCAGCTCATCCACCAGGGGACGAAGCTGATTCCGGCGGACTTCATCGGCTTCGCGCGGCCGGTCGGTGAGCTGAGCGACCGGCTCAAGGCGCAGCACGATCTGTTGATGGCCAACTTCTTCGCCCAGACGCAGGCGCTCGCCTTCGGCAAGACCCCGGAGGAGGTGCGGGCCGAAGGCGTGCCGGAGGAGCTGGTGCCGCACAAGACGTTCAAGGGCAACCACCCGACGACCACGATCCTGGCGCCCGAGCTGACGCCGTCCGTTCTCGGCCAGCTGGTCGCCCTCTATGAGCACAAGGTGTTCGTGCAGGGCGCGGTGTGGAACATCGACTCCTTCGACCAGTGGGGCGTGGAGCTGGGCAAGGTCCTGGCCAAGCGCGTCGAGCCCGCGCTGACCGAGGGCGCCGTGGTCGAGGGCCTGGACGCCTCCACCAAGGCCCTGGTCGCCACGTACCGGGAGCTGCGCGGCCGGCAGTGA
- a CDS encoding MFS transporter, giving the protein MRAPAWRGGFGRLWGAAVLSSFGDALRTAALPLLAVTLTDEPLLIASVTACGYLPWIVFGLLGGAVADRVDQRRAMWRVDALRGLLVAAFAVAVALGHASIGLLIVLAFALTTLQTLFDNAATALLPALVDRDTLGSANARLLTGQRIAGGLLGGPVVPLLLAAGAAVPFAADAVTFLVAAALVASLPAAGSDRKPRRSGSTLRREIAEGLRALWRDRALRGLCAATALCNIGMGAQLAMLVVLVTDWLDAGPAGYAAAGAAFTLGSLAGGVVNSRLVARLGRLWSVLLAGSVQTAALVVMGTVRSLTVLVCALAAFGLMGMVWNVNTTTLMQERSPADLLGRVSSAFRTLAFAGVPLGALLGGAVATAWGPNTPPLLTAAFFVLAVIALIPALNVNVDVVEPDDGATTADVTR; this is encoded by the coding sequence ATGCGCGCGCCCGCGTGGCGCGGGGGCTTCGGGCGGCTGTGGGGCGCCGCCGTGCTGAGCAGTTTCGGTGACGCGCTGCGTACGGCCGCACTGCCCCTGCTGGCCGTCACGCTGACCGACGAGCCGCTGCTCATCGCCTCCGTCACGGCCTGCGGCTATCTGCCCTGGATCGTATTCGGCCTGCTCGGCGGGGCCGTCGCCGACCGCGTGGACCAGCGGCGTGCCATGTGGAGGGTGGATGCCTTACGAGGGCTGCTGGTCGCCGCCTTCGCGGTGGCCGTCGCGCTCGGTCACGCCTCGATCGGCCTGCTCATCGTGCTGGCCTTCGCCCTGACCACCCTCCAGACCCTCTTCGACAACGCCGCCACGGCGCTGCTGCCCGCCCTCGTCGACCGTGACACCCTCGGCAGTGCCAACGCCCGGCTGCTGACCGGCCAGCGCATCGCGGGCGGCCTGCTGGGCGGGCCCGTCGTCCCGCTGCTGCTGGCGGCCGGGGCGGCTGTGCCCTTCGCGGCCGACGCCGTGACCTTCCTGGTGGCCGCCGCGCTGGTGGCCTCACTGCCGGCCGCCGGGTCCGACCGGAAGCCGAGACGGTCGGGCAGCACCCTGCGCCGCGAGATCGCGGAGGGGCTGCGCGCCCTGTGGCGCGACCGTGCCCTGCGCGGCCTGTGCGCCGCCACCGCTCTGTGCAACATCGGCATGGGCGCCCAGCTCGCCATGCTGGTCGTCCTCGTCACCGACTGGCTTGACGCGGGCCCCGCGGGGTACGCCGCGGCGGGCGCGGCCTTCACCCTGGGCAGTCTGGCCGGGGGAGTGGTGAACAGCCGGCTGGTCGCGCGTCTTGGCCGGCTGTGGTCCGTGCTCCTCGCCGGTTCGGTGCAGACCGCCGCCCTCGTCGTCATGGGCACGGTGCGCAGCCTGACCGTGCTGGTGTGCGCGCTGGCCGCCTTCGGGCTCATGGGCATGGTGTGGAACGTCAACACGACGACGCTGATGCAGGAGCGCAGCCCCGCCGACCTGCTGGGCCGGGTCAGCTCGGCCTTCCGGACCCTGGCCTTCGCCGGGGTACCTCTCGGCGCCCTGCTGGGCGGGGCTGTCGCCACGGCTTGGGGGCCGAACACCCCGCCCCTGCTCACGGCCGCATTCTTCGTCCTCGCCGTCATCGCGCTGATACCCGCGCTCAACGTCAACGTAGATGTTGTTGAGCCGGACGACGGCGCCACGACAGCCGATGTCACGCGCTGA
- a CDS encoding PadR family transcriptional regulator yields MRLPLLALLARGPAHGYELKQDLEQLLGSAYPQPNVGQIYVTLGRLEKSGLIEGEDVAQSSRPNKKVYHLTDAGREALRAWFEDPEDEPRVRDEFFMKLALAPQTGLADQISLINRQRRQYLNTMRQLSRLAAAEDRDNRIAHLLIEGAMLHLQADLDWLERCQEELEELE; encoded by the coding sequence GTGCGCCTGCCCCTCCTGGCTCTCCTCGCCCGCGGACCCGCCCACGGCTACGAGCTCAAGCAGGACCTTGAGCAACTGCTGGGCTCCGCGTACCCTCAGCCGAACGTCGGCCAGATCTATGTGACCCTCGGCCGCCTCGAGAAGTCGGGACTGATCGAGGGCGAGGACGTGGCGCAGTCCAGCCGGCCCAACAAAAAGGTCTACCACCTCACCGACGCCGGTCGGGAGGCGCTGCGCGCCTGGTTCGAGGATCCCGAGGACGAGCCGCGGGTGCGGGACGAGTTCTTCATGAAGCTGGCGCTCGCTCCGCAGACCGGGCTGGCCGACCAGATCTCTCTGATCAACCGGCAGCGGCGCCAGTACCTGAACACCATGCGGCAGCTGTCGAGGCTGGCCGCCGCCGAAGACCGCGACAACCGCATCGCCCACCTGCTGATCGAGGGCGCGATGCTGCACCTGCAAGCCGATCTCGACTGGCTGGAGCGGTGCCAGGAAGAGCTGGAGGAGCTGGAGTGA
- a CDS encoding phosphoglycerate kinase produces MKTIDELLSEGVAGKRVFVRADLNVPLDGTTITDDGRIRAVLPTVKALADAGARVIVASHLGRPKGAPDPAFSLAPAAARLGELLGTDVRFATDTVGESARSTVAALADGQVAVVENLRFNAGETSKDDAERGAFADQLAALADLYVGDGFGAVHRKHASVYDLPARLPHAAGYLIAKEVAVLKKLTEDLQRPYVVALGGAKVSDKLAVIDQLLGRADRLLIGGGMAYTFLKAKGYEIGKSLLQEDQIPAVQEYIERAEKTGVELVLPVDTLVAAEFPDLKTKAPAKPTTVAADAIPADEEGLDIGPETRKLYASKLADAATVFWNGPMGVFEHPDYAEGTKAVAQALVESKGFTVVGGGDSAAAVRTLGFDETAFGHISTGGGASLEYLEGKTLPGLAALED; encoded by the coding sequence ATGAAGACGATCGACGAACTCCTCTCCGAAGGGGTGGCCGGCAAGCGGGTCTTCGTCCGCGCCGACCTGAACGTGCCGCTGGACGGCACCACCATCACCGACGACGGCCGGATCCGCGCCGTGCTGCCCACGGTCAAGGCCCTCGCCGACGCGGGCGCCCGGGTGATCGTCGCCTCGCACCTGGGCCGTCCCAAGGGCGCCCCGGACCCGGCCTTCTCCCTCGCCCCGGCCGCCGCGCGCCTCGGTGAGCTCCTCGGTACGGACGTACGGTTCGCCACCGACACGGTCGGCGAGTCCGCCCGGTCCACCGTCGCCGCCCTCGCCGACGGCCAGGTCGCGGTCGTCGAGAACCTGCGCTTCAACGCCGGTGAGACCAGCAAGGACGACGCCGAGCGCGGCGCCTTCGCCGACCAGCTCGCCGCCCTCGCGGACCTCTACGTCGGCGACGGCTTCGGCGCCGTGCACCGCAAGCACGCCTCCGTGTACGACCTCCCGGCCCGGCTGCCGCACGCCGCCGGCTACCTCATCGCCAAGGAGGTCGCCGTCCTGAAGAAGCTGACGGAGGACCTCCAGCGGCCCTACGTCGTCGCCCTCGGCGGCGCCAAGGTCTCCGACAAGCTCGCCGTCATCGACCAGCTGCTCGGAAGGGCCGACCGGCTCCTCATCGGCGGCGGCATGGCCTACACCTTCCTCAAGGCCAAGGGCTACGAGATCGGCAAGTCCCTCCTCCAGGAGGACCAGATCCCCGCCGTCCAGGAGTACATCGAGCGGGCGGAGAAGACCGGCGTCGAGCTGGTCCTGCCCGTCGACACGCTGGTCGCGGCCGAGTTCCCGGACCTGAAGACCAAGGCCCCGGCCAAGCCCACCACCGTCGCCGCGGACGCCATCCCGGCCGACGAGGAGGGCCTCGACATCGGGCCCGAGACCCGCAAGCTGTACGCGTCCAAGCTCGCCGACGCCGCCACGGTCTTCTGGAACGGGCCCATGGGCGTCTTCGAGCACCCCGACTACGCCGAGGGCACCAAGGCGGTCGCCCAGGCCCTCGTCGAATCCAAGGGCTTCACCGTGGTCGGCGGCGGCGACTCCGCCGCCGCCGTGCGCACCCTGGGCTTCGACGAGACGGCATTCGGCCACATCTCGACCGGTGGCGGCGCCTCCCTCGAATACCTCGAGGGCAAGACGCTCCCCGGCCTCGCCGCACTGGAGGACTGA
- a CDS encoding RNA polymerase-binding protein RbpA: MASGNAIRGSRVGAGPMGEAERGESAPRLRISFWCSNGHETQPSFASDAQVPDTWDCPRCGFPAGQDRENPPDPPRTEPYKTHLAYVRERRSDADGEAILAEALAKLRGEI, from the coding sequence GTGGCAAGTGGCAACGCGATCCGGGGAAGCCGGGTCGGGGCGGGGCCGATGGGCGAGGCCGAGCGCGGCGAGTCCGCGCCCCGGCTGCGCATCTCCTTCTGGTGCTCCAACGGACACGAGACCCAGCCGAGCTTCGCCAGCGACGCGCAGGTGCCCGACACCTGGGACTGTCCCCGCTGCGGCTTTCCGGCCGGCCAGGACCGGGAGAACCCGCCGGACCCGCCGCGCACCGAGCCCTACAAGACGCACCTGGCGTATGTGCGGGAGCGGCGCAGCGACGCGGACGGCGAGGCGATCCTCGCCGAGGCGCTCGCCAAACTGCGGGGCGAGATCTAG
- the tpiA gene encoding triose-phosphate isomerase — translation MSTRTPLMAGNWKMNLNHLEAIAHVQKLAFALADKDYEAVEVAVLPPFTDLRSVQTLVDGDKLKIKYGAQDISAHDSGAYTGEISGPMLAKLKCTFVAIGHSERRQYHAETDELVNAKVKAAYKHGLTPILCVGEELEVREAGNHVSHTLAQVEGGLKDLSAEQAETIVIAYEPIWAIGTGKVCGAEDAQEVCAAIRGKIAELYSQDVADKVRIQYGGSVKSGNVAEIMAQADIDGALVGGASLDADEFVKIVRFRDQ, via the coding sequence ATGAGCACGCGCACGCCGCTGATGGCGGGCAACTGGAAGATGAACCTCAACCACCTCGAGGCCATCGCCCACGTCCAGAAGCTCGCCTTCGCCCTGGCCGACAAGGACTACGAGGCCGTCGAGGTCGCCGTCCTGCCGCCCTTCACCGACCTGCGCTCCGTACAGACCCTGGTCGACGGCGACAAGCTCAAGATCAAGTACGGCGCCCAGGACATCTCGGCACACGACAGCGGTGCCTACACCGGTGAGATCTCCGGCCCCATGCTGGCCAAGCTGAAGTGCACGTTCGTCGCCATCGGCCACAGCGAGCGCCGCCAGTACCACGCCGAGACCGACGAGCTGGTGAACGCCAAGGTCAAAGCCGCCTACAAGCACGGCCTGACCCCCATCCTCTGCGTCGGCGAGGAGCTGGAGGTCCGTGAGGCGGGCAACCACGTCTCCCATACCCTCGCCCAGGTCGAGGGCGGTCTGAAGGACCTTTCCGCCGAGCAGGCCGAGACCATCGTGATCGCCTACGAGCCCATCTGGGCCATCGGCACCGGCAAGGTCTGCGGCGCCGAGGACGCCCAGGAGGTCTGCGCGGCGATCCGCGGCAAGATCGCCGAGCTGTACTCGCAGGACGTGGCCGACAAGGTCCGCATCCAGTACGGCGGCTCTGTGAAGTCCGGCAACGTCGCCGAGATCATGGCCCAGGCCGACATCGACGGCGCCCTGGTCGGCGGCGCCTCGCTGGACGCCGACGAGTTCGTCAAGATCGTGCGCTTCCGCGACCAGTGA